A window from Leptothermofonsia sichuanensis E412 encodes these proteins:
- a CDS encoding IS630 family transposase: MSQYARQVIQEERPIRYFAQDESRFGLKTLIGRLITACGIKPIGQWLWLFKAFWLYGAVEPATGESFFLQFSHVDTACYQAFLEEFSKAYPDSLNILQVDNGRFHSSKDLVVPENVILLFQPAYCPELNPIERLWEYLKADLKWASFKTLEQLQAKVDQLLAQLTPEVIASITGYSFILNALSALNPI, encoded by the coding sequence TTGAGCCAGTATGCTCGGCAAGTCATCCAGGAGGAGCGTCCTATCCGTTATTTTGCTCAGGATGAAAGTCGCTTTGGACTCAAAACCCTGATTGGGCGCTTGATTACTGCTTGTGGTATCAAACCGATTGGGCAATGGCTATGGTTGTTCAAAGCGTTTTGGCTCTATGGGGCCGTCGAACCAGCAACCGGAGAGTCGTTTTTCTTGCAATTCTCCCATGTGGATACTGCTTGCTATCAAGCGTTCCTCGAGGAGTTCTCCAAAGCCTACCCCGATAGTCTCAACATTCTACAAGTGGATAACGGGCGTTTTCACAGCAGTAAAGATTTAGTGGTGCCAGAGAATGTGATTTTATTGTTTCAACCTGCTTACTGCCCAGAGTTAAATCCGATTGAAAGGTTGTGGGAATACCTCAAGGCAGATTTGAAGTGGGCTTCGTTCAAAACGCTAGAGCAACTCCAAGCGAAGGTCGATCAACTCCTGGCTCAATTGACTCCAGAAGTTATTGCTTCGATCACAGGATATTCCTTCATCCTGAATGCCCTATCTGCCCTGAACCCCATTTAA